A single window of Bacteroidota bacterium DNA harbors:
- a CDS encoding T9SS type A sorting domain-containing protein, with protein MKHFYKKFLAAVALSVLAINTSKAQAFPESFEGATFPPTGWAMFDNGIGTVESWSSSTFTAQAGTQSAYIQYENVPTGIAEDWLVSPSVAITPTANVLSFWERETFTSNWGSVYKILVSTSSQTNTATFTTIVTYTETMTNPTNFRNRIVNLSAFNGQTVYIAFMMENDDGDDWYIDNIQLTGGCTTPPSAGSVTGPTTTNIFATNSYTASPSVGNIQWITAPSLAGPWTAVPGATTTPQNITATTGGTMYIAVVASSTVGGCLSDTTNNPLAVVVNFPGDNVCNAIPLAIGPSSTYYQFMGASVQPGEVSPTGGICNSQYSWCNNTLDNTRWFSFVAPASGYVTIQSPDFDTQLAVWKAATCNGLLSTSTATLISANDDDPDYSTNSGVLFSSFVHAGCLTPGATYYIQVDSYSPATSADSTRIIITAATSALDASFSGLSSSYCLPAASSSLIPVTAGGLFTQNTSTVAITSFSPSSSGSYTINYSIGGCQSSSVTTVGNTPNVTVVSSNSLICTGQTATLTASGTASTYSWSTGGTTSSIVVTPTTTTSYTVTGFDLGCNSAVSITQNVSACTGINEFALQNSIQVFPNPNNGLFTVTSNKTADLITITDLLGKIIYQIKPENNAAIIDLKSFNQGVYFVIVKESYNSATIKIIKN; from the coding sequence ATGAAACATTTCTACAAAAAATTCCTGGCAGCTGTTGCACTCAGTGTACTTGCCATAAACACTTCCAAAGCACAGGCATTTCCTGAGTCTTTTGAAGGCGCTACCTTTCCTCCAACAGGATGGGCTATGTTCGATAACGGAATTGGCACAGTTGAAAGCTGGTCAAGCTCTACGTTCACTGCACAAGCAGGTACTCAGTCGGCCTACATTCAATATGAAAATGTACCGACAGGAATTGCTGAAGACTGGTTAGTTAGTCCTTCTGTGGCTATAACCCCTACAGCAAATGTACTTTCCTTTTGGGAACGCGAAACATTTACTTCTAATTGGGGCAGCGTATATAAAATATTAGTATCCACCAGTTCTCAAACTAATACAGCTACGTTTACAACGATAGTTACTTATACCGAAACGATGACGAATCCTACCAATTTCAGAAATCGCATTGTAAATTTAAGTGCGTTTAACGGGCAAACCGTTTACATAGCATTTATGATGGAGAACGATGACGGAGATGATTGGTATATCGATAACATACAACTAACAGGCGGCTGCACTACCCCGCCATCAGCAGGCTCAGTAACCGGTCCAACTACAACTAATATTTTTGCTACTAATTCTTATACAGCATCGCCTTCTGTTGGAAATATTCAATGGATTACCGCACCATCGCTAGCAGGTCCATGGACAGCTGTTCCCGGTGCAACAACAACACCACAAAACATTACTGCAACTACCGGCGGAACCATGTATATTGCCGTAGTTGCCAGCTCAACAGTTGGTGGTTGTTTATCTGATACCACTAATAATCCACTAGCGGTTGTGGTAAATTTCCCGGGTGACAATGTATGTAACGCAATTCCTTTGGCTATTGGTCCATCATCTACTTATTATCAATTCATGGGTGCATCGGTTCAACCCGGTGAGGTTAGTCCTACCGGCGGTATTTGCAATTCCCAATACAGTTGGTGTAATAACACACTTGATAACACACGTTGGTTCTCGTTTGTAGCTCCAGCTTCCGGTTATGTTACCATTCAGTCGCCTGACTTCGATACACAATTAGCTGTTTGGAAAGCCGCAACATGTAACGGATTACTTAGCACTTCAACTGCAACCTTAATTTCCGCCAATGACGACGATCCTGATTATTCAACAAACAGCGGCGTGCTTTTCTCATCCTTTGTTCACGCAGGATGCTTAACTCCGGGTGCAACCTATTATATTCAAGTCGATTCTTATTCACCTGCAACTTCAGCCGATTCTACACGAATCATCATTACTGCGGCAACTTCAGCTCTTGATGCATCCTTTAGTGGTTTAAGCAGCAGCTATTGTTTACCGGCAGCTAGCTCATCATTGATTCCTGTAACTGCAGGTGGCTTATTTACTCAAAATACATCAACAGTAGCTATCACTTCCTTCTCGCCATCAAGCTCAGGTTCATATACCATTAATTATTCTATTGGCGGATGTCAATCTTCTTCAGTTACAACTGTAGGCAACACCCCTAACGTAACTGTGGTAAGCAGTAATTCATTAATTTGCACCGGACAAACAGCAACTCTTACAGCAAGCGGTACTGCTTCAACTTATTCATGGAGTACAGGTGGCACAACATCGTCGATCGTAGTTACACCTACAACTACAACAAGCTATACCGTAACAGGTTTTGACCTTGGATGCAATAGCGCTGTTTCCATAACCCAAAACGTATCTGCTTGTACAGGTATCAACGAATTTGCTTTACAAAATTCCATCCAAGTATTTCCTAATCCAAACAACGGATTGTTTACAGTAACATCTAACAAAACGGCTGATTTAATCACTATCACTGATTTATTGGGGAAAATAATTTATCAAATTAAACCGGAGAACAATGCAGCTATCATTGATCTAAAGTCATTTAATCAAGGTGTTTATTTTGTAATAGTAAAAGAAAGCTATAATTCAGCTACCATAAAAATCATAAAGAATTAG
- a CDS encoding NAD(P)/FAD-dependent oxidoreductase — protein sequence MKVSIIGAGMSGLTAGCYLQMNGFETEIFEKHAIPGGLCTSWHKNGYTIDGCIHWILGSDTGSSFHQMWMEILDMKKVEFVNHDIRIEVEVKNKDKYGSHVFKLYTDLNKLHEYLLDLSPEDKKPIDELIKSMRVMQKFDLPPIMDDLPFFQNMIRGIKMTRYLEFVWWFLKLKNETNYTFAKKLKNPFLRESFELLYDGNEVNILVITMPLSVFDKKSAGYPVGGSLEFAKKIEQAYLKLGGKIHYKTPVKKIIVEDNTAKGLLVRNDIVHHSDIILSAADWNFSVFNLLDGKYVNDKILQLRDLKKLEVFYSIVHLGFGINADLKDHPHFSRFPLKEDLILPDGTKYDRLEVHIYNYDRTMAPEGKTSVVVSFYTKNGDWWIDLRKNDRPKYREVKKEFTQKIIDLLDERLGGIKDKLEMSDMATPATVYRYTNNWKGSTQGWLPGKNLLSPSPVGFTLPGLKNFYYSSHWNQPGGGLPIAIKTGRDVTKYICKAVGKKFTTTTHLRKD from the coding sequence ATGAAAGTTAGTATCATAGGCGCGGGCATGTCGGGTTTAACTGCAGGTTGTTACTTGCAGATGAACGGTTTTGAAACAGAAATTTTCGAAAAGCACGCCATTCCCGGTGGTTTATGTACCAGTTGGCATAAAAACGGCTACACCATTGATGGTTGCATTCATTGGATTTTAGGCAGCGATACCGGGAGTTCCTTTCATCAAATGTGGATGGAAATTCTTGACATGAAAAAAGTGGAATTCGTAAATCACGATATCCGCATTGAAGTTGAAGTAAAGAACAAAGACAAATACGGTAGTCATGTTTTTAAACTCTATACAGATTTAAACAAACTACATGAATACCTATTGGATTTATCGCCGGAAGATAAAAAACCAATCGACGAGTTAATTAAATCCATGCGCGTGATGCAAAAATTTGACTTACCTCCCATCATGGATGATTTGCCCTTCTTTCAAAACATGATAAGAGGGATAAAAATGACGCGTTATCTCGAATTTGTTTGGTGGTTTTTGAAATTAAAAAACGAAACCAATTATACATTCGCTAAGAAATTAAAGAATCCGTTTTTAAGAGAGAGCTTTGAATTACTGTACGATGGCAATGAAGTAAATATTTTAGTGATCACCATGCCTTTATCGGTTTTTGATAAAAAAAGTGCCGGCTATCCGGTTGGAGGTTCGCTTGAATTTGCGAAAAAAATCGAGCAGGCTTATTTAAAATTAGGCGGGAAAATTCATTATAAAACACCGGTTAAAAAAATAATTGTTGAAGACAATACCGCTAAAGGATTGTTGGTTCGTAATGATATTGTTCATCATTCTGATATTATTTTATCGGCTGCGGATTGGAATTTTAGTGTGTTTAATTTACTCGACGGGAAATATGTGAATGATAAAATTCTTCAGTTGCGCGATTTAAAAAAACTGGAAGTGTTTTATTCTATAGTTCATTTGGGATTTGGCATTAATGCCGATTTAAAAGACCATCCGCATTTCTCACGCTTCCCGCTTAAAGAAGATTTGATTTTGCCCGACGGAACTAAATACGACCGACTGGAAGTTCATATCTACAATTACGATCGCACCATGGCTCCCGAAGGAAAAACATCGGTTGTTGTGAGTTTCTATACAAAAAATGGCGACTGGTGGATTGATCTGAGAAAAAACGACCGTCCGAAATACAGAGAAGTAAAAAAGGAATTTACTCAAAAAATTATCGACTTGCTTGATGAACGACTTGGCGGAATTAAAGACAAATTAGAGATGAGTGACATGGCTACGCCCGCCACTGTTTATCGATACACCAATAACTGGAAAGGCAGTACTCAAGGCTGGCTTCCGGGAAAAAATTTGTTATCACCGAGCCCTGTCGGTTTTACTTTACCGGGTTTGAAAAACTTTTACTATAGCAGCCATTGGAATCAACCCGGTGGTGGATTACCTATTGCCATCAAAACAGGCCGAGATGTTACTAAATACATCTGCAAAGCTGTAGGAAAGAAATTCACCACCACTACGCATTTGCGCAAGGATTAA
- a CDS encoding 1-acyl-sn-glycerol-3-phosphate acyltransferase: MREFKVEKPSHISDFAKEFNFEELRPYYDTEVESVMQKMAQNPTYFSLMKYLWPEMSESQAREKAIATKNVRDFQAGYMSHAIWHIVKESSKGLTWSGIDKLDKNKAYLFVANHRDILLDSAILQIILEKEGFSTSEITFGSNLMDNGFITDFGRLNRMFTVKREGNAKELYDISRQLSAYIRHTILDKNVSVWIAQRNGRTKDGNDLTQTGLLKMLGLSGGKDFVKCFSDLNIVPLSISYEYEPCDYLKVQELYLSSLHSKYVKAPGEDLNSIITGIKQPKGKIHLAFGKVIQEELPEINKSGNDNEKIKQLTALIDKQIHNDFQLNPVNYVAYDLSFQTNVFKNNYTLEEKANFEKYVAEKTSNLSGEQEVLKSMFYKMYAYPVANKLY; encoded by the coding sequence ATGAGAGAATTCAAGGTTGAAAAGCCTTCACATATATCAGACTTTGCAAAGGAGTTTAATTTTGAGGAACTAAGACCTTATTATGATACTGAAGTAGAATCGGTGATGCAAAAAATGGCGCAAAACCCCACTTACTTTTCTTTAATGAAATATTTGTGGCCTGAAATGAGTGAGTCACAGGCCCGAGAAAAAGCTATCGCTACAAAAAATGTACGCGATTTTCAGGCGGGATATATGTCGCATGCCATTTGGCACATCGTTAAAGAATCATCAAAAGGTTTAACCTGGAGCGGTATTGATAAGCTCGATAAAAACAAAGCTTACTTATTCGTTGCTAACCATCGTGATATTTTACTGGACAGTGCCATTCTTCAAATCATATTGGAAAAAGAAGGTTTCTCCACATCTGAAATCACATTTGGTTCCAATTTAATGGACAATGGCTTTATTACTGATTTTGGTAGGCTAAACAGAATGTTCACTGTAAAACGCGAGGGAAATGCGAAAGAGCTTTATGATATATCGCGACAATTAAGTGCTTATATCAGGCATACCATACTCGATAAAAATGTCAGTGTGTGGATAGCTCAAAGAAACGGAAGAACAAAAGACGGAAATGATCTCACACAAACAGGCTTGCTTAAAATGCTTGGATTAAGTGGCGGCAAAGATTTTGTAAAGTGCTTTTCCGACTTAAATATTGTTCCGTTAAGCATTAGTTACGAATACGAACCCTGTGATTATTTAAAAGTTCAGGAGTTATATTTATCATCACTTCATAGTAAATATGTAAAAGCGCCGGGAGAAGATTTAAATAGTATTATCACCGGTATCAAACAACCAAAAGGAAAAATACATTTAGCATTTGGCAAAGTGATTCAAGAAGAATTACCGGAAATAAACAAATCGGGTAACGATAATGAAAAGATAAAACAATTAACCGCACTAATTGATAAGCAAATTCACAACGATTTTCAATTAAATCCTGTGAATTATGTTGCATATGACTTATCGTTTCAAACCAATGTTTTTAAGAACAATTATACGTTAGAAGAAAAAGCAAACTTTGAAAAGTACGTAGCTGAAAAAACAAGCAATTTAAGCGGAGAACAGGAGGTTCTAAAGTCCATGTTTTATAAAATGTATGCCTATCCGGTTGCAAACAAACTCTATTAA
- a CDS encoding AMP-binding protein produces the protein MSYIPSIETKSSSEIKLFQEKKLQELLNYLNTHSKYYKSLFNANSIDVNSIRCLEDLTKIPVTTKDDLYKFNSDFICVDAEKIIDYVTTSGTLGDPLTFALTDKDLERLAYNERISLECAGGTSKDIYQLMTTLDRRFMAGLAYFMGIKQMGAGVIRVGNGMPEFQWDTIKRLKPSVAIAVPSFILKLIEFAEQNNIDYKKSSIKKIVCIGESLRNEDFSLNTLGQRIKEKWDIELYSTYASTEMGAAFTECTSGKGGHHHPELLIVEFLDEINKPVKQGEPGELTVTTLGVEGMPLLRFKTGDICAAHYEACSCGRTSLRISPIIGRKQHMIKFKGTTLYPPSLYDILNNVPYIKNYIVEVFTNDIGTDEISITIGVNSTPPNFEKELKDHFRAKLRVAPNIKTDNPENITKKQFPEMSRKAITFFDYRKK, from the coding sequence ATGAGTTACATTCCATCCATAGAAACGAAAAGTTCTTCTGAAATTAAATTATTTCAGGAGAAAAAATTACAGGAGCTTTTAAATTACTTAAACACGCACTCTAAATACTATAAAAGTTTATTTAATGCCAATTCAATCGACGTTAATTCGATTCGTTGTTTAGAGGATTTAACCAAGATTCCGGTTACAACCAAAGATGATTTATATAAATTCAACTCCGACTTTATTTGTGTGGATGCGGAAAAAATTATTGATTATGTAACCACAAGCGGTACTTTAGGTGACCCTCTGACTTTTGCTTTAACGGATAAAGATTTAGAACGATTAGCTTATAACGAACGTATTTCTTTAGAATGCGCCGGAGGAACCAGCAAAGACATTTATCAATTAATGACAACCCTAGACCGCCGTTTTATGGCGGGACTTGCCTACTTCATGGGCATAAAACAGATGGGTGCAGGGGTTATTAGAGTTGGTAATGGGATGCCGGAATTTCAGTGGGACACAATTAAACGCTTAAAGCCAAGCGTAGCGATTGCGGTTCCTTCATTTATTTTAAAACTGATTGAATTTGCTGAGCAGAACAATATTGATTATAAAAAATCTTCCATAAAGAAAATTGTATGCATTGGTGAATCACTTCGCAACGAAGATTTTAGTTTAAACACTTTAGGTCAACGTATAAAAGAAAAGTGGGATATAGAACTTTACAGTACCTATGCTTCAACTGAAATGGGTGCTGCATTTACAGAGTGTACTTCCGGCAAAGGCGGCCATCACCATCCGGAGCTTTTAATAGTTGAGTTTTTAGACGAAATCAACAAGCCTGTAAAACAAGGTGAGCCCGGTGAACTAACGGTCACCACATTGGGTGTAGAAGGTATGCCTTTACTCAGATTTAAAACAGGAGATATCTGCGCAGCACATTATGAAGCTTGCAGTTGCGGAAGAACCTCATTAAGGATCAGTCCGATTATTGGGCGAAAACAACACATGATTAAATTTAAAGGGACTACCTTATACCCGCCTTCACTCTATGATATTTTAAACAACGTACCATATATAAAAAATTACATTGTTGAAGTTTTCACTAATGATATCGGGACGGATGAAATCAGTATCACCATTGGTGTTAACTCAACTCCTCCTAACTTTGAGAAAGAATTAAAAGACCACTTCAGAGCTAAATTAAGAGTGGCGCCAAATATCAAAACGGATAATCCTGAGAATATTACTAAAAAACAATTTCCTGAAATGAGCCGTAAAGCCATTACGTTTTTTGATTACAGAAAAAAATAA
- a CDS encoding peptidase C45, with product MLKKLGRILLRTFLVFLVLLIGFAIYFIIAIQISEPEIADNSALKKERTQYGDNFYKIENSFLKKNKHGLWELYVEGDGFERGAANGHLTKELANYQEEAFFKQIQLLIPDLIYLKFLKYFVAYFNRHLPDHITDEYKEEIYGISRFASDKYDFVGPKYHRILNYHGAHDIGHALQDKNMTVGCTSFGVWNDKSEDGELLIARNFDFYSGDEFAQNKIIQFTNPKRGYKFATITWAGFIGAASGMNDQGITVTINAAKSSIPTDAATPIALLAREILQFSKNINDAIEIAKKRDVFVSESILIGSANDNKAIIIEKTPDGMDVYDAGTNEILCSNHYQGEKFALEYTNLKNQIESSSLYRKVRLKQLMQNHKQINYLEAAEILRNQSGINEKNIGLGNEKAMNQLIAHHGVIFKPKSRLMWVSTNPYQCGKFVCYNLNSVFENAKEMDSQTELYIDSLTIPTDPFVYTKTYQDYVKFKNLKNYIQYITKAPGHLYLKSKFENVFIESNPKSYFTYQILGDYYKSKFNYTAAFDYYKKALVFEIATLKEENQIKKDLIYCFNRIK from the coding sequence ATGCTTAAAAAGCTGGGGCGCATATTGCTACGCACCTTCTTGGTGTTTTTGGTATTACTGATTGGTTTTGCCATTTACTTCATTATAGCCATTCAGATCAGCGAGCCTGAAATAGCCGACAATTCTGCTTTAAAAAAAGAACGTACGCAATACGGCGACAATTTTTATAAAATAGAAAACAGTTTTCTTAAAAAGAACAAACACGGTTTATGGGAGCTGTATGTAGAAGGTGATGGGTTTGAACGCGGAGCAGCTAACGGTCATCTCACCAAGGAATTGGCCAACTATCAGGAAGAAGCGTTTTTTAAGCAAATACAATTATTGATTCCTGATTTAATCTATTTGAAATTCTTAAAATACTTTGTGGCTTATTTTAATCGCCATCTACCCGACCACATTACAGACGAATACAAAGAAGAGATTTACGGTATTTCGCGATTTGCCTCCGATAAATATGATTTTGTAGGGCCGAAATATCATCGCATTTTAAATTATCACGGCGCTCACGATATTGGTCATGCGTTGCAAGATAAAAACATGACGGTTGGATGCACCTCCTTTGGTGTATGGAACGATAAAAGCGAAGACGGCGAATTATTAATTGCTCGAAATTTTGATTTTTACAGTGGTGATGAATTTGCCCAAAATAAAATCATCCAATTTACAAACCCAAAGAGAGGTTATAAATTTGCGACTATTACCTGGGCCGGATTTATTGGCGCAGCAAGCGGAATGAACGATCAGGGAATAACGGTAACTATCAATGCGGCAAAAAGTTCTATTCCCACCGACGCAGCTACACCCATAGCATTACTTGCCAGAGAAATTCTACAATTTTCAAAAAACATTAACGACGCGATTGAAATAGCAAAAAAAAGAGATGTTTTTGTTTCGGAAAGTATTTTAATAGGAAGCGCGAACGACAATAAGGCAATTATCATTGAAAAAACACCTGATGGAATGGATGTTTACGATGCAGGCACGAATGAAATTTTATGTTCCAATCATTATCAGGGGGAAAAATTCGCATTAGAGTATACTAACTTGAAAAACCAAATTGAAAGTTCTTCGCTGTATAGAAAAGTACGTTTAAAACAATTGATGCAAAATCATAAGCAAATAAATTACCTGGAAGCTGCGGAGATTTTGCGCAACCAATCCGGTATTAACGAAAAAAACATTGGTTTAGGAAATGAAAAAGCCATGAACCAATTAATTGCTCATCACGGAGTCATCTTTAAACCTAAGAGCCGACTCATGTGGGTTTCAACCAACCCCTATCAATGCGGAAAATTTGTGTGTTACAATTTAAACTCAGTATTTGAAAATGCTAAAGAAATGGATTCGCAAACAGAATTATATATCGATTCATTGACCATTCCAACCGACCCATTTGTATATACAAAAACCTACCAGGATTATGTCAAGTTTAAGAATCTGAAAAATTATATTCAATATATAACAAAAGCACCCGGGCATCTTTACTTGAAGTCGAAATTTGAAAATGTGTTTATTGAAAGTAATCCTAAGAGTTATTTTACTTACCAGATATTAGGCGACTATTATAAATCAAAATTTAATTACACAGCAGCATTTGATTATTACAAAAAAGCTCTAGTGTTTGAAATCGCCACATTAAAAGAGGAAAATCAGATTAAAAAGGACCTTATCTATTGTTTTAACAGAATAAAGTAA
- a CDS encoding M48 family metallopeptidase produces MSKVFYIFLLCVLLGKLNGQYNKDFEKNYTPLISKGNLPKELNLIAFEKAKNLTDTLNPKAQNHKINKDFYTLTTFSEDEILKSGNVLYNTEVNDYINKIADVLLQNEPVLKSKLKFYVLRENLSNAFAWDNGHIYISLDYIARYNTEAQLAMTLSHEIIHYLKSHQYSGYRKRNEIIKQLSGKLNNDTIWKQEREFSKAQESEADMEGFELLKKSGYNTNGIPEKFDLMLLSDYSFENTPFETDYFNNQYLKINPAIFYQEVKPVNIDANYDDTWDTHPNIYKRKKAIEEKISSQINTEGKDFIVSKDEFYRVRDICRFETILCNIKDFELETCVYHCYCLLKKYPQNIFLKNIIAEVFYQIAVYKSYRDINGGVFDYINLKDNDKTNSNRDSTMGHVAQTKKMFERLNGEDFLLLAINQNYKLYKESNFSEQQLKTNLDTLFNILSKVHNLNYRDFHKNETEYNQRTIYVNDSISKNRKFVDAIYRQSAFIHYMNDKEFISFFKDTSSVNEFGLKYISKGRLGKIPDPDIKYKKYTAYNKEEIKKISKIIMLDPYFEKEMYKIQDVESFPIDAYNNAIYFKTELTKAFEKEKVQVFHINDSRFDTSETEKYNHVALINNIISENDMHYKLSSMRTFATKSEGVIETKYGTPYVVQVTANETIYDNVIFLVNGIKVLRDIKMFEYCMDIVNVEKGITVYRISLEQSRKVTEEELKIQIDSDIKNILTIKNN; encoded by the coding sequence TTGAGTAAAGTATTTTATATTTTTCTGTTATGCGTATTGTTGGGTAAACTAAATGGACAATACAATAAAGATTTTGAAAAAAATTATACTCCTCTAATTTCAAAAGGAAACTTACCTAAAGAACTTAACTTAATTGCTTTTGAAAAAGCAAAAAACTTAACAGATACGCTCAACCCAAAGGCTCAAAATCATAAGATAAATAAAGATTTTTATACATTAACTACCTTTAGTGAAGATGAGATATTAAAGTCTGGTAATGTTTTATACAATACCGAAGTAAACGATTATATAAATAAAATTGCCGATGTTTTATTGCAAAACGAACCCGTATTAAAAAGCAAACTGAAATTTTACGTACTTCGTGAAAACCTTTCAAATGCCTTTGCCTGGGACAACGGTCATATATATATAAGTCTTGACTACATAGCACGCTATAACACGGAAGCGCAGCTGGCAATGACGTTAAGTCATGAAATTATTCATTATCTGAAAAGCCATCAGTATTCAGGTTATCGAAAAAGAAATGAAATCATAAAGCAATTGAGTGGGAAATTGAATAATGACACTATTTGGAAACAAGAACGTGAATTTAGTAAAGCACAGGAATCAGAGGCCGACATGGAGGGTTTCGAACTTCTTAAAAAATCGGGATACAATACGAATGGAATTCCTGAAAAATTTGATTTAATGCTCCTCAGTGATTACTCATTCGAAAATACACCTTTTGAAACTGACTATTTTAACAATCAATATCTAAAAATTAATCCCGCCATTTTCTACCAAGAAGTAAAACCCGTTAACATAGATGCAAACTATGACGACACATGGGACACACACCCTAACATTTACAAAAGAAAGAAAGCTATTGAAGAAAAAATATCCTCGCAAATAAACACGGAAGGAAAGGATTTTATTGTAAGTAAGGATGAATTTTACAGAGTTCGGGATATTTGTCGATTCGAAACAATTTTATGCAACATAAAGGATTTTGAATTAGAAACATGTGTATATCATTGTTATTGCCTGCTAAAAAAATACCCTCAGAATATTTTTTTAAAAAATATTATTGCTGAAGTGTTTTATCAGATAGCTGTCTATAAATCGTATCGTGATATAAACGGCGGTGTTTTCGATTATATCAACTTAAAAGATAATGACAAAACAAACTCTAACAGAGACTCAACAATGGGGCACGTTGCGCAAACCAAAAAAATGTTTGAAAGACTGAATGGAGAAGACTTTTTGCTGTTGGCGATAAATCAAAATTATAAGCTATATAAAGAAAGTAATTTTTCTGAACAACAACTCAAAACCAATTTAGACACATTGTTTAATATTCTAAGCAAAGTTCATAATTTGAATTACCGTGACTTTCATAAAAACGAAACAGAATACAACCAGCGAACCATATATGTTAATGATTCTATCAGTAAAAACAGAAAGTTTGTTGATGCTATTTATCGGCAGAGTGCCTTTATTCACTATATGAATGACAAAGAATTCATTTCCTTTTTTAAAGACACTAGTTCGGTAAACGAATTTGGGTTAAAATATATCTCAAAAGGAAGGTTAGGGAAAATACCAGACCCTGATATCAAGTATAAAAAATACACCGCCTATAATAAGGAGGAGATAAAAAAAATAAGTAAAATTATAATGCTGGATCCTTATTTTGAAAAAGAAATGTATAAGATTCAAGATGTAGAAAGTTTCCCTATCGATGCATATAACAATGCTATTTACTTTAAAACCGAATTAACCAAGGCTTTTGAAAAAGAAAAAGTCCAAGTTTTCCATATAAACGATTCCCGTTTTGACACAAGTGAAACCGAAAAGTATAATCACGTGGCATTGATTAACAATATAATCAGTGAAAATGATATGCACTACAAATTATCATCAATGCGAACATTTGCCACAAAATCAGAAGGGGTGATTGAAACTAAATACGGCACGCCTTATGTTGTACAAGTAACAGCCAATGAAACAATATACGACAATGTGATCTTTTTAGTAAATGGGATTAAAGTACTAAGAGATATTAAAATGTTTGAATATTGTATGGATATTGTTAACGTTGAGAAAGGAATCACTGTATATCGTATTTCATTGGAGCAGTCAAGAAAAGTTACCGAAGAAGAATTAAAAATTCAAATCGACTCTGATATTAAAAACATACTTACCATAAAAAACAATTAA
- a CDS encoding SPOR domain-containing protein, which yields MKRLLFFLIICIAGTNYAQENPHNDQMQTQLKVKQLMEKKATYNKLNNGEYDGYRIKIHFGTDRVKAREVKTKFSQKFTDYTPYEDYDQPNFIITVGDFRTKLEAFEALKKIQVEFPNGFVIKSKIRPMKV from the coding sequence GTGAAACGATTACTTTTTTTTCTAATTATATGTATTGCGGGCACTAATTATGCGCAAGAAAATCCACACAACGATCAAATGCAAACTCAGTTGAAAGTAAAACAACTGATGGAGAAAAAAGCTACTTACAATAAACTCAACAACGGTGAATACGATGGGTACAGAATTAAAATTCACTTTGGTACCGACAGAGTAAAAGCCAGAGAAGTAAAAACTAAATTCTCGCAAAAATTCACCGATTACACGCCGTATGAAGATTACGATCAACCGAATTTTATCATTACGGTTGGTGATTTCAGAACTAAACTTGAAGCATTCGAAGCCTTGAAAAAAATTCAGGTTGAATTTCCAAACGGATTTGTAATCAAAAGTAAAATCCGCCCGATGAAGGTGTAA